The stretch of DNA GAAAGCATCGATTGGAGCTCGATCTTTTTGCTTGCAGCCATGCTGCCCATGGGCATTGCCATCCAGGAAACGGGCGCAGCACTGATGGTCAGCCGCTGGTTGGTATCTTTAATCGGTGGCCTGGGACCTTCCTGGGTGCTGGCGGGGTTGATGGCACTGGTTATTTTAGGAAAATTAGTGATTCCTTCCACAGTTCTAGCCGTGTTCATGGCACCGATTGCCCTCAGTGTTGCATTTGAATTGGGCGTTTCACCCTACCCGTTCATGGTGGGCATTTCTTACGCCCTGGCTGCATCGTTTATCAGCCCCCTGGCGCATCCAATCACACTCATGGTGATGACACCCGGCAGTTACCGCTTTTCCGATTACGTCAAACACGGGTTGCCAATTTCGTTGATCGTGATCCTGGTGAGTGTTCTCCTGCTGCCGCTGTTGTTCCCCTATTACTGACGGCGAAAAGTATCACTCTGCTAAGGGCTGTTTAGCAGAGTGACTTCCTTCCAGATTAAAATTTTTGCCAGTTTTTACCCTGCCAGGTCAGCAGTCGAAATCCATTTTCCCTAATTGGTGACGATCCGCAACAAAACATCTCGATTTTTCGCCCAGGTGGTCTTCAAACTTGACTGAGTTCATCAATCAACGGGCATGCAATAAATTTCCTCACCACCCACTTCAAAATAATAGTATTGATAGGTATCTTCAAAACGCTGACCACCTTCTTCATAGATAGAACTTTCGCTCTTCAAACTTAAGGGGTAGTTTTCAAGTCTACCGCGGTGTTGTTCAAACAAACGGTCTGCTGTGGATTCCGAAAAATGCCATTCCGGCCAGGAACCCTCCCGTCCCGAGTGATCGCGGAGGGTTAATTTACAGGCCAGGATAGCGGTCAGCGCTTCTTTGAGTTCAGGCGATGTTTCCGACGCTTGTTCAGCCTCAAACAAGGCTGGGACACTATCGACGCTCAGATTATGCACTAAATAACTGGCATCCAGAGGATTTCCAGCCTGGGCATGCGCAATGTTGCGCTGAGTGATGAAGCGATCTAAATTAAACAGGTTCAGCGTTAACGTAAATCCGAAGAAAATGATCAAAAGGACCAGCGCCAGCCGCTTAAACTGGTTGAAAACCTCCATCAAAGCAACCGCGATGATCAGAACACCTAACCAAATCATAAAAATATAGGTCATCGCTCGCAGGGTGGTAAAGCCATAAGCTGCTTCGTACAAACTCAAGCGTTGAAATGCAGAGACAAGCATGCATCCAACCTGGAGCATCAGCAGGATGCCCAGGGCAGAAAAGGTGCGCCTGGTAGCGCGCGTTGACCGCTTGGTGAAGGCGCTCATCAGGTAAAACACCCCCAGGCTGAGTACAGCGACAATGATCAACTCGAAAAAGCCGCGCCTGGCGTATTCAGCGTAGGTAAAACCCTCGATGGAGATATTCGCCTGCCCGGCAAAGAAATAGCGAAATTGGATGATGATAAAACTCAGGAATAAAAGATTCACCAGTCCAAGAACGATAAAAGCTTCCACATGCCCCAGGAAAGGTTGCACCAAAGGCTTGTCGGGAGTGATGTCTTTCTCCTTTGCGCTCCTCACAAGCGTATGCACATAAGCGCCGGTCATAAAATATCCCAGGGTGATGATGTAAAAAGTACGAAACAGTAATTCCGCAAGGTTCTCAATTTTAAACAGATCAAAAAAGCTGGAGAGTTGCTCCCGAAAGATCAGGTCTGCACTGGCTAGCAGTGCCCCGAAGATCAATAGCAATGGGATGGCGATCACCAGCCCGATGAAAAAAGGTCGAATTCTTCGCCAGGTTCTATTTTTCTCACCGGCTGGGGGCTTCTTCTGAGTCCGCTTATTCTCAATTAAGATTTTTATCGGGTCAACAATCATTGATTCGATCAGCAACAATATGCCCATCGCTACTTCCCGGATGCGGTAACCCAGCCATTGTCCGTTTCGCAGGGCGATTGCGAGCAGAATTAGCCCTAAAAGGGTGAGTACAATATTAAAAAACGTGGTGCTGGATGCCTTCTGAAATATCGTCATGGTCGCTCCCAGCAGAATGGGCGCCAGGAGCAAGTACGAACGCCAGGGGATATGTTTCTTCTCGACCCTTGCCATAATAAACAATGCCAGCAGAATCATCAGCACCAGCAAGAAGAATTGCAATCCAAATTTTCGTTCCCAGGCAAGCTGATCAAAGATCACCATGATGATCAGTGAAATGATGTGGGGTAAAAAAGGAGTTGCGATTTGAACCTGTGTTTCTTTTAGATTTTCAGGTGTATGTTCAGTCATCATTATTAGCCTTTCCGGTTAACTTTAATGTGTCGGGGACATTGACCTTGATTTTAACCTTTACAGCTATCAATAACTCTCGATCTTATCGTTAATCGCACCTTGATAGTCATTTGAGAGGGGTTGATCTTCTATTCCTGGAATTCCAGCACCTGGTAAACAAACACTTCCAGCCGTTTTTTGCGCCATATATCCCCATCGACGCCCATTTTTTGGCACAAATGATACAGGAATTCTTCAGGATTGGGCAGTTTCTCCCACACCTGGGGTAAAAAAGTGGCTTTTTTCAACCCATCCTGTAGAATGACACCGTCAATACTCGGCTTGAGTTTGGCAACCAGATCCTGGGGATGATCATAATCCAGGGGAGAGGGCGGCGTCAGAACCGAGATTTCGATTTTTATCAATGGCAGCTCAGCAGGCTGAACTTCATTAAAACGATAGTCTTGCAATCCAGCAGCGGCGGCGTGCACCTGAACATCCCTGGCAAGGGGTTGGTAAGCCTCAAGTGTGCCGATACAACCTCGCAAACGTCCGTCAATGGTCAGGGTTACAAAGGATGCGCCCAATTCCACCAGCGAGGACGGAAGTTGAGCCAGGTCAAGTTCCGGCAAGGGTTTTCCGAGCACGGCATTTTCTAATGCCTGGCGTGCAATCTGCAGTAACAGCGTTTGTTCTTCCTGTTTTAATTTCATTTTCATCTCTCCACAGCTTCCGTTAATGAGATTGACTATCTATATCATATCAAAGACTACCGATTTTTTGTTTACGCAATTGCAATTGCCAATAATTTAACTGCAGGTTAGCAAGCATTCAGGGGTAAACATGATGACCTGCAACTTAACAACCTGCCGTTGACCATTGCTGACCCTCACGCCCCTATCGACATTCAATACCCTGGGTTCAAATAATCTCCTATCAAAAACTTGAGATTCATAGTAATATTTATGGCATGAGCGAGCAAACACCACCAGACGAACAAGACCTGTTTCCGGAAGAACCGATCAATGAAGAACCCCCGAAACACGATCAGCGCACCAGGGGACGTAAACCGCATGTGTTGACCTTTTGGAGTGGTCTAACAACGGTACTGGCTTCAGCGTTCCTCGCGGCAACCCTGTTCACAATCTGGACGCCAGGCAGCGTGGTCGATAGCAGCTTGCAGGCCAGGATGGTACAGGTTCTTGAACCCGATCCTGCTGAAGATGAAATTCTTGCCAGCACACATGCAGATTCCGAAGATTCAGCCCATTGGGACAATATCGGCATTGTTGCCGGGCACTATGGTTTTGATTCCGGCGCGGTATGCCCCGATGGCACGACAGAAGTTGAATTAAACCTGAAGATTGCCACATTGGTTCAAAAAATGCTCGCCGACCAGGGGTATCAGGTGGATTTACTGCAGGAGTTTGATCCGCGCTTGCAGGGCTACCAGGCGGCAGTTCTGGTTTCTATCCATTTGGATTCCTGCGCATATATCAACGACCAGGCGACCGGTTTCAAAGTGGCTTCAGCATTGTCCGCCAGGGATGCTGTTAACAGCCAGCGGCTAACCCAGTGTCTGGCTACCCGCTATGGCGAGGTTACGGGGTTACCCTATCACGCCGGCTCAGTCACCGACGACATGACCTATTACCATGCCTTCAATGAGATTGATATTCGCACAATGGCTGCCATCATCGAAGCTGGGTTCATGAACCTGGATTATCCCTTGATTACCGAACACACCGAACAGGTTGCTGAAGGGATCGTTGCCGGAATCCTGTGTTTCCTCAATAACGAACCGTTGCAACCCGTACAAAATCCCTGAAAATGAAACCCCAATCGGACAGTCAATTGCTATTGGAGAGCAAAGCCGCCTTACGGCGCGGTGATCGCGCCCTGGCACGGCGATTGGCTCAGCGAGCTGTTGCCCTTAACCCGGAGTCCCTGGAGGGCTGGCTGATCCTGGGAGGATTGTCAAAACCAAATGCTAGCCTTGCCTATCTTGAAATCGCTCGCAACATCGCCCCAGACGATCCGCGTGTGATTGCTGCCATCACTTGGGCTCAGAAGCGCTCAACAATTCGTCCCGAGCCAGACCAGGAAGTAACCCGCGAAATTCGCACCCTTGTTGAGCCACAAACTGGGAAAATCCGGCCCCCGATAATTGCAGAAGTTCATCACCCGGTATGGCTGTGGACCCTGATCATTCTGGTGGTTTTTGCCGCGTTGATGCTGACCGTTGACATGTTCCCAACCCGGTCGCCGAGCCGCGCCAAACAAGCCGCTCCCATGCTTGCTGAGGGTTTTACGAAACCTTCGCTGACGCCGACAGCAACCTTTACCCCCACACCAACCAACACGCCCACCTCAACACCGACCAGCACACCCACCTCAACGCCGACCAGTACGCCTACAGCCACACCCACTTTTACACCCACCTTTACGTTGACTCCCACCCCCTGGCCAACCAGCACTCCCGAGCCGGTTATCCCACCCGTGTCAGGCGCCGGTGAGCGCTGGATCGATATCGTCCTCTCAGAACAGCGCCTGTACGCCTATGAGGGCGACACCGTTGTACAGTCCTTTTTAGTCTCCACCGGGTTGCCCAACACGCCCACACTGG from Brevefilum fermentans encodes:
- a CDS encoding N-acetylmuramoyl-L-alanine amidase, with the protein product MSEQTPPDEQDLFPEEPINEEPPKHDQRTRGRKPHVLTFWSGLTTVLASAFLAATLFTIWTPGSVVDSSLQARMVQVLEPDPAEDEILASTHADSEDSAHWDNIGIVAGHYGFDSGAVCPDGTTEVELNLKIATLVQKMLADQGYQVDLLQEFDPRLQGYQAAVLVSIHLDSCAYINDQATGFKVASALSARDAVNSQRLTQCLATRYGEVTGLPYHAGSVTDDMTYYHAFNEIDIRTMAAIIEAGFMNLDYPLITEHTEQVAEGIVAGILCFLNNEPLQPVQNP
- a CDS encoding DUF4153 domain-containing protein — encoded protein: MTEHTPENLKETQVQIATPFLPHIISLIIMVIFDQLAWERKFGLQFFLLVLMILLALFIMARVEKKHIPWRSYLLLAPILLGATMTIFQKASSTTFFNIVLTLLGLILLAIALRNGQWLGYRIREVAMGILLLIESMIVDPIKILIENKRTQKKPPAGEKNRTWRRIRPFFIGLVIAIPLLLIFGALLASADLIFREQLSSFFDLFKIENLAELLFRTFYIITLGYFMTGAYVHTLVRSAKEKDITPDKPLVQPFLGHVEAFIVLGLVNLLFLSFIIIQFRYFFAGQANISIEGFTYAEYARRGFFELIIVAVLSLGVFYLMSAFTKRSTRATRRTFSALGILLMLQVGCMLVSAFQRLSLYEAAYGFTTLRAMTYIFMIWLGVLIIAVALMEVFNQFKRLALVLLIIFFGFTLTLNLFNLDRFITQRNIAHAQAGNPLDASYLVHNLSVDSVPALFEAEQASETSPELKEALTAILACKLTLRDHSGREGSWPEWHFSESTADRLFEQHRGRLENYPLSLKSESSIYEEGGQRFEDTYQYYYFEVGGEEIYCMPVD
- a CDS encoding L,D-transpeptidase — protein: MKPQSDSQLLLESKAALRRGDRALARRLAQRAVALNPESLEGWLILGGLSKPNASLAYLEIARNIAPDDPRVIAAITWAQKRSTIRPEPDQEVTREIRTLVEPQTGKIRPPIIAEVHHPVWLWTLIILVVFAALMLTVDMFPTRSPSRAKQAAPMLAEGFTKPSLTPTATFTPTPTNTPTSTPTSTPTSTPTSTPTATPTFTPTFTLTPTPWPTSTPEPVIPPVSGAGERWIDIVLSEQRLYAYEGDTVVQSFLVSTGLPNTPTLVGTYAVYVKLRWADMAGPGYYLPNVPFTMYYYKGYGIHGTYWHNNFGMPMSHGCVNMLTEEAEWLFNWSHVGIVVNVRY
- the amrA gene encoding AmmeMemoRadiSam system protein A, translated to MKLKQEEQTLLLQIARQALENAVLGKPLPELDLAQLPSSLVELGASFVTLTIDGRLRGCIGTLEAYQPLARDVQVHAAAAGLQDYRFNEVQPAELPLIKIEISVLTPPSPLDYDHPQDLVAKLKPSIDGVILQDGLKKATFLPQVWEKLPNPEEFLYHLCQKMGVDGDIWRKKRLEVFVYQVLEFQE